A stretch of Helicobacter pylori DNA encodes these proteins:
- a CDS encoding DNA-methyltransferase: MQDYRTLTLENIYAPDEITDALSLLQSCGIESIVNPSNIMLNFDIVDLKMLESTTQNTLVQKTLEELYKIRSFSSQNGKIVFKSFNKAKKVANKKQNAKARLAYESYKKEFSKETNEIQNYLNQIYCEDSLEFLKKLPNNCIDIVLTSPPYNFGINYNATQDANLWQEYFNTLFAIFKECIRVLKSGGRIIVNIQPMFSDYIPTHHFISKFFIDEGLIWKGEILWEKNNYNCKYCTWGSWKSPAAPYLKYSWEFIEIFCKNSLKKEGDKDNIDITDDEFKKWVYGKWNFAPERNMKQYGHDAMFPEELVKRCLKLFSYQNDIILDPFNGAGTTTKVAKQLGRRFIGIDISEKYCEVAKERLKEATNLFNAEA, from the coding sequence ATGCAGGATTATAGAACTCTTACGCTAGAAAATATTTATGCACCAGATGAGATAACAGATGCACTTTCATTGTTACAATCTTGCGGTATTGAATCAATTGTCAATCCTTCAAATATCATGCTTAATTTTGACATTGTGGATTTAAAAATGCTTGAATCTACTACACAAAATACGCTGGTTCAAAAAACATTAGAGGAGTTGTATAAAATTCGCTCATTTTCTAGTCAAAATGGCAAAATCGTATTTAAGAGCTTCAACAAAGCCAAAAAAGTCGCCAACAAAAAGCAAAACGCAAAGGCGAGATTGGCTTACGAATCTTACAAAAAAGAGTTTAGCAAGGAGACGAATGAAATCCAAAACTATCTTAATCAAATTTACTGCGAAGATAGCTTGGAGTTTTTAAAAAAGCTCCCAAATAATTGCATAGATATAGTGCTAACTTCCCCACCTTACAACTTTGGCATCAATTACAACGCAACGCAGGATGCAAATCTTTGGCAAGAGTATTTCAACACGCTTTTTGCCATTTTTAAAGAGTGTATTCGTGTATTAAAAAGCGGAGGGCGAATCATTGTCAATATCCAGCCTATGTTTAGCGATTATATCCCTACGCACCATTTTATCAGCAAATTTTTTATTGATGAAGGGCTTATTTGGAAAGGCGAGATTTTATGGGAAAAGAATAACTACAACTGCAAATACTGCACTTGGGGAAGCTGGAAAAGCCCTGCTGCACCATATTTAAAATATTCGTGGGAATTTATTGAAATTTTTTGCAAAAATAGCCTTAAAAAAGAGGGCGATAAAGACAACATTGATATAACCGATGATGAGTTTAAAAAGTGGGTTTATGGCAAGTGGAACTTTGCCCCAGAACGCAACATGAAACAATACGGGCATGATGCAATGTTTCCAGAAGAATTAGTAAAGCGGTGTTTAAAGCTGTTTTCCTATCAAAATGATATTATATTAGACCCATTTAATGGTGCAGGGACAACGACAAAAGTCGCCAAACAATTAGGGCGTAGATTCATAGGCATAGACATTAGCGAAAAGTATTGTGAAGTGGCAAAAGAGAGATTAAAAGAGGCAACAAATCTCTTTAATGCGGAGGCTTAA
- a CDS encoding restriction endonuclease translates to MVSIKDIIELYNSVIKDIDKDAHRQDSRAYGGVIRSAKGKLQEYISEEIVKIAWQNIGGKANRLEINSNKIKIPIKDSYIENIANKQVRAYILERKKDYYYGLSVDKHIFVDNQLVMGIECKAYTENAMLKRILVDFHLLKTLYPNISCYLFQLESQLGGDYSALPETLLGSKPTHSIMSYFESVNLNIVTLLKGERDINQPIHKNFKPLEEENLNKTIKLMENELKVYL, encoded by the coding sequence GTGGTTTCTATAAAAGATATTATAGAACTTTATAATAGCGTGATTAAAGATATTGATAAAGATGCTCACAGGCAAGATAGCAGGGCATATGGCGGAGTTATAAGAAGCGCTAAAGGCAAATTGCAAGAATATATCAGCGAAGAGATTGTAAAAATAGCGTGGCAAAATATTGGCGGCAAAGCTAATAGGCTTGAAATAAATTCTAATAAAATAAAGATTCCTATCAAAGACAGCTACATAGAAAATATAGCCAACAAACAAGTAAGGGCATATATATTAGAGCGTAAGAAAGATTATTATTACGGATTGAGCGTTGATAAACATATATTTGTGGATAATCAATTGGTTATGGGGATAGAATGTAAAGCCTATACGGAAAACGCTATGCTAAAGCGAATATTAGTAGATTTTCATCTCCTTAAAACTTTATATCCAAATATATCTTGTTATTTATTTCAGCTAGAAAGTCAATTAGGAGGGGATTATTCAGCTTTGCCAGAAACCCTATTGGGATCAAAACCCACGCATTCTATAATGAGCTACTTTGAAAGCGTGAATCTAAATATAGTAACCTTACTCAAAGGCGAAAGAGACATAAACCAACCCATACACAAAAATTTCAAACCTTTAGAAGAAGAGAATCTGAATAAAACAATCAAACTAATGGAAAATGAATTGAAAGTTTATTTGTAG
- a CDS encoding polysaccharide deacetylase family protein: MAKEILVAYGVDIDAVAGWLGSYGGEDSPDDISRGLFAGEVGIPRLLKLFKKYHLPATWFAPGHSIETFPEQMKMIVDAGHEVGAHGYSHENPIAMTAKQEEDVLLKSIELIKDLTGKAPTGYVAPWWEFSNITNELLLKHGFKYDHSLMHNDFTPYYVRMGDSWSKIDYSLEAKDWMKPLIRGVETDLVEIPANWYLDDLPPMMFIKKSPNSFGFVSPHDIGQMWIDQFDWVYREMDYAVFSMTIHPDVSARPQVLLMHEKIIEHINQHEGVRWVTFNEIADDFLKRNPRKNSG, encoded by the coding sequence ATGGCAAAAGAAATTTTAGTGGCTTATGGCGTGGATATTGATGCGGTGGCTGGTTGGCTAGGGAGCTATGGTGGGGAGGATTCGCCTGATGATATTTCGCGCGGGCTTTTTGCGGGTGAAGTGGGGATCCCACGGCTTTTGAAATTGTTTAAAAAATACCATCTCCCTGCGACTTGGTTTGCACCTGGGCATTCTATTGAAACTTTCCCTGAACAAATGAAAATGATTGTGGATGCAGGGCATGAAGTGGGTGCGCATGGGTATTCGCATGAAAACCCTATCGCTATGACGGCCAAGCAAGAAGAAGACGTTTTGTTAAAAAGCATTGAATTGATTAAAGATCTCACCGGCAAAGCCCCCACAGGCTATGTGGCGCCGTGGTGGGAGTTTTCTAATATCACTAATGAATTGCTTTTAAAACACGGCTTCAAATACGACCACTCGCTCATGCACAATGATTTCACGCCCTATTATGTGCGCATGGGGGATAGTTGGAGCAAGATTGATTATAGTTTGGAAGCCAAGGATTGGATGAAGCCTTTAATCCGTGGGGTGGAAACCGATCTGGTGGAAATCCCTGCAAACTGGTATTTGGACGATTTGCCGCCGATGATGTTTATCAAAAAATCCCCCAATAGTTTTGGTTTTGTAAGCCCGCACGATATAGGGCAAATGTGGATCGATCAATTTGACTGGGTTTATCGTGAGATGGATTATGCGGTATTTAGCATGACAATCCACCCTGATGTGAGCGCCCGTCCGCAAGTGTTGCTCATGCATGAAAAAATCATTGAGCATATCAACCAGCACGAGGGCGTGCGTTGGGTAACATTCAATGAAATCGCTGATGATTTCTTAAAACGAAACCCTAGAAAAAATAGCGGTTGA
- a CDS encoding carbon-nitrogen hydrolase family protein: MKTKNPAKRILKTAVIQMQSKPYALNENLQLALNLAKEAHDKGANLIVLPELFDSGYCVNDKDAEFGIDFKAIEHGKETLKNESLSALSNFAKSNKVHLVACSIEKANQKLYDSAYIVSPKGKIVGKHRKIYLWGDEKSRFRRGKKYEVFTLDFGDFSTKVGLQICYEIGFGVGANLLALQGAEVLIYPSAFGKARAYNWDLLSRARALENGCFVCACNHSGEETNAQLKQTLEFAGDSRIIAPNGKIIAQATKLNEVVIAEMDLNEVALQRQKIPYLQDFDTKLTKKGFGKLT; this comes from the coding sequence TTGAAAACAAAAAATCCCGCCAAAAGAATCCTAAAAACCGCCGTGATTCAAATGCAATCCAAACCCTACGCCTTAAATGAAAACCTGCAATTAGCGCTCAACCTAGCCAAAGAAGCCCACGACAAAGGCGCGAATCTCATTGTTTTACCGGAATTGTTTGATAGCGGTTATTGCGTGAATGATAAAGACGCAGAGTTTGGGATAGATTTTAAAGCGATAGAGCATGGAAAGGAAACGCTAAAAAACGAGTCGTTGAGCGCGTTAAGTAATTTTGCAAAATCTAATAAAGTGCATCTAGTGGCATGTAGCATTGAAAAAGCCAATCAAAAACTCTACGACAGTGCTTATATTGTTTCACCAAAAGGTAAAATCGTTGGCAAACACCGTAAAATCTATTTGTGGGGTGATGAAAAATCGCGCTTTAGAAGGGGTAAAAAATACGAGGTTTTTACGCTGGATTTTGGGGATTTTAGCACGAAAGTGGGTTTGCAAATTTGCTATGAAATCGGCTTTGGCGTGGGCGCGAATCTTTTAGCGTTACAAGGGGCTGAGGTTTTAATCTATCCTAGCGCGTTTGGCAAAGCTAGGGCTTATAATTGGGATTTATTGAGCAGGGCTAGAGCGTTAGAAAATGGCTGTTTTGTGTGCGCTTGCAATCATAGTGGGGAAGAAACTAACGCTCAATTAAAACAAACGCTAGAGTTTGCCGGCGATTCAAGAATCATCGCGCCCAATGGGAAAATCATCGCGCAAGCCACCAAGCTTAATGAAGTCGTTATCGCTGAAATGGATTTGAACGAAGTGGCACTGCAACGCCAAAAAATCCCTTATTTACAAGATTTTGACACCAAACTCACCAAAAAGGGGTTTGGAAAACTCACTTAA
- a CDS encoding AtpZ/AtpI family protein yields MKKPKYYKFIEGANYLSLGLSMVVAILMGVAIGYGLKKLTHIPWLFWLGVIWGVLASFLNVYKAYKNMQKDYEELAKDPKYTQNKTK; encoded by the coding sequence TTGAAAAAGCCAAAGTATTATAAATTCATAGAGGGGGCGAATTATTTGAGCTTGGGGCTTTCTATGGTGGTAGCGATCCTTATGGGCGTGGCTATAGGCTATGGGCTTAAAAAGCTCACTCACATTCCGTGGCTTTTTTGGCTTGGGGTTATCTGGGGCGTGTTAGCGAGCTTTCTCAATGTCTATAAAGCTTATAAAAACATGCAAAAGGATTATGAAGAATTAGCCAAAGACCCTAAATACACACAAAACAAAACAAAATAA
- the hemL gene encoding glutamate-1-semialdehyde 2,1-aminomutase, which translates to MELLHSINDFNEAKQVIAGGVNSPVRAFKSVKGTPPFILKGKGAYLYDVDNNHYIDFVQSWGPLIFGHADEEIEENIINALKKGTSFGAPTELETTLAKEIISCYEGLDKVRLVNSGTEATMSAIRLARAFSQKDDLIKFEGCYHGHSDSLLVKAGSGCATFGSPSSLGVPNDFSKHTLVARYNDLNSTEECFKKGDVGCVIIEPIAGNMGLVPAQKEFLLGLKALCEKYQAVLILDEVMSGFRASLSGSQEFYGVVPDLVTFGKVIGAGLPLACFGGRAEIMDLLSPIGGVYQAGTLSGNPLAVCAGLSALYKIKRDKTLYTRLNALAIRLTQGLQKSAQSYNIALETLNRGSMFGFFFNENAVRDFDDALKSDTEMFAKFHQKMLFKGVYLACSSFETGFICEPMTEEMIDLVVAKADESFDEIIKGV; encoded by the coding sequence ATGGAGTTGTTGCACAGCATTAATGATTTTAATGAAGCCAAGCAGGTGATCGCTGGGGGGGTCAATTCGCCTGTGAGAGCGTTTAAGAGTGTTAAAGGCACTCCGCCCTTTATCTTAAAAGGCAAGGGGGCGTATCTTTATGATGTGGATAACAACCACTATATAGATTTTGTGCAAAGCTGGGGGCCTTTGATTTTTGGGCATGCTGATGAAGAGATTGAAGAAAATATTATTAATGCATTAAAAAAAGGCACTTCTTTTGGCGCTCCCACAGAGTTAGAAACCACTTTAGCTAAGGAAATCATTTCTTGTTATGAAGGCTTAGATAAGGTGCGTTTAGTCAATAGCGGCACGGAAGCGACCATGAGCGCGATACGACTCGCTAGAGCTTTTAGCCAAAAAGACGATTTGATCAAGTTTGAAGGGTGCTATCATGGGCATAGCGATTCGTTATTAGTGAAAGCGGGTAGCGGGTGTGCTACTTTTGGATCTCCTTCTTCTTTAGGCGTGCCGAACGATTTTAGCAAACACACTCTAGTGGCTCGTTATAACGATTTAAACTCCACAGAAGAATGCTTTAAAAAAGGCGATGTGGGTTGCGTCATCATTGAACCCATTGCTGGGAATATGGGGTTAGTGCCGGCTCAAAAAGAGTTTTTACTAGGCTTAAAGGCTTTGTGTGAAAAATACCAAGCGGTGCTGATTTTAGATGAAGTGATGAGCGGTTTTAGAGCGAGTTTGAGCGGTTCGCAAGAATTTTATGGCGTGGTGCCGGATTTGGTAACCTTTGGTAAGGTGATAGGTGCGGGGCTTCCTTTGGCGTGTTTTGGGGGGCGTGCGGAAATTATGGACTTGCTTTCGCCCATTGGAGGCGTGTATCAAGCAGGAACATTAAGCGGTAACCCCCTAGCGGTGTGCGCAGGGTTGAGTGCGCTTTATAAAATCAAAAGAGACAAAACCCTTTATACCCGCTTGAACGCTTTAGCTATTCGTTTGACTCAAGGTTTACAAAAGAGCGCTCAAAGCTATAACATCGCTTTAGAGACGCTCAACAGAGGGAGCATGTTTGGCTTTTTCTTTAACGAAAATGCGGTGCGTGATTTTGATGACGCTTTAAAAAGCGATACCGAAATGTTTGCGAAATTCCACCAAAAAATGCTCTTTAAAGGCGTGTATTTGGCATGTTCAAGCTTTGAAACCGGCTTTATTTGTGAGCCTATGACTGAAGAGATGATTGATTTGGTGGTTGCAAAGGCTGATGAAAGTTTTGATGAAATCATAAAAGGCGTGTGA
- a CDS encoding YceI family protein — protein sequence MKKMVLVSVLLAGFLQAVNLDLSSAKLTWTAFKTKAKTPVNGSFESITYKLGKSQDSLKTLLEGASASMDSLKVNLGDDTKNKNVKEAFFALFKNTNIKVTFRNVIEGDHAGSLTAYVRMNEKLVKVPMQYTIAEDKLVVKGVLDLLNFGLKNELASLAKRCESFHEGLTWSQVEIQFESMIKG from the coding sequence ATGAAAAAAATGGTTTTGGTATCGGTTTTACTAGCAGGGTTTTTGCAAGCGGTGAATTTGGATTTATCTTCGGCTAAGCTAACATGGACGGCCTTTAAAACTAAGGCTAAAACACCAGTAAATGGAAGCTTTGAAAGCATCACCTATAAATTGGGTAAATCTCAAGATAGTTTAAAAACCCTTTTAGAGGGAGCGAGCGCAAGCATGGATAGCTTGAAAGTCAATTTGGGCGATGACACTAAAAACAAAAATGTTAAGGAAGCTTTTTTCGCTCTTTTTAAAAACACTAATATTAAAGTAACTTTTAGAAATGTGATAGAAGGCGATCATGCAGGTTCTCTTACGGCTTATGTGAGGATGAATGAAAAGCTAGTGAAAGTGCCTATGCAATACACGATTGCTGAGGATAAGCTCGTGGTTAAAGGGGTTTTGGATTTGTTGAATTTTGGCTTGAAAAACGAATTAGCGAGCTTGGCTAAACGATGCGAGAGTTTTCATGAGGGCTTGACTTGGTCGCAAGTGGAAATCCAATTTGAAAGCATGATCAAGGGATAA
- a CDS encoding alginate lyase family protein, with protein sequence MKRFVLFLSLMGVCVCVQAYAGQAYAGQDYFFRDFKSRDLPKKLHLDKKLSQTIQPCMQLNASKHYTSTGVREPDACTKSFKKSALMSYDLALGYWVSQNKQYGLKAIEILNSWAKELQSVDTYQSEDNINFYMPYMNMAYWFVKKAFPSPEYEDFVKRMRQYSQSDLNTNHGAWGILFDVSSALALDDHALLHNSANRWQEWVFKAIDESGVIASAITRSDTSDYHGGPTKGIKGIAYTNFALLAITISGELLFENGYDLWGSGAGQRLSIAYNKVATWILNPETFPYFQPNLIGVHNNAYFIILAKHYSSPSADELLKQGDLHEDGFRLKLRSP encoded by the coding sequence ATGAAAAGATTTGTTTTGTTTTTATCACTCATGGGTGTTTGCGTTTGCGTTCAAGCTTACGCCGGGCAAGCTTACGCCGGGCAAGATTACTTTTTTAGGGATTTTAAATCTAGAGATTTGCCTAAAAAACTCCATCTTGATAAAAAGCTCTCCCAAACAATACAGCCATGCATGCAACTTAACGCATCAAAACACTACACTTCTACCGGGGTTAGAGAGCCTGATGCCTGCACAAAGAGTTTTAAAAAATCCGCTCTCATGTCTTATGACTTAGCGCTAGGCTATTGGGTGAGCCAAAACAAACAATACGGCTTAAAAGCTATAGAAATTTTAAACTCTTGGGCTAAAGAGCTTCAAAGCGTAGACACTTATCAGAGCGAGGATAATATCAATTTTTACATGCCTTATATGAACATGGCTTATTGGTTTGTCAAAAAGGCATTCCCTAGCCCAGAATACGAAGATTTCGTTAAGCGGATGCGCCAATATTCTCAATCAGATCTTAACACTAACCATGGGGCGTGGGGCATTCTCTTTGATGTGAGCTCTGCGCTAGCGTTAGATGATCATGCCCTTTTGCACAATAGCGCTAATCGGTGGCAAGAGTGGGTGTTTAAAGCCATAGATGAGAGTGGGGTTATTGCTAGCGCGATCACTAGGAGCGATACGAGCGATTATCATGGCGGCCCTACAAAGGGCATTAAGGGGATAGCTTATACCAATTTCGCGCTTCTTGCGATAACTATATCAGGCGAATTGCTTTTTGAGAACGGGTATGATTTGTGGGGTAGTGGAGCCGGACAAAGGCTCTCTATAGCGTATAACAAAGTTGCAACATGGATTTTAAACCCTGAAACTTTCCCTTATTTCCAGCCTAACCTTATCGGGGTGCATAACAACGCCTATTTCATTATTTTAGCCAAGCATTATTCTAGCCCTAGCGCGGATGAACTTTTAAAGCAAGGCGATTTGCATGAAGATGGTTTCAGGCTGAAACTCCGATCGCCGTGA
- the obgE gene encoding GTPase ObgE gives MFVDSVEIIIASGKGGPGMVSFRREKFVIKGGPDGGDGGDGGDVYFEVDNNTDTLASFRGTRHHKAKNGAPGGTRNCTGKKGEDKIIVVPPGTQVFVGDELWLDLIAPEERVLALKGGKGGLGNAHFKSATKQQPTYAQKGLEGVEKCVRLELKLIADIGLVGFPNAGKSTLISTISNAKPKIANYEFTTLVPNLGVVSVDEKSGFLMADIPGIIEGASQGKGLGISFLKHIERTKVLAFVLDASRLDLGIKEQYQRLRLELEKFSPALANKPFGVLLNKCDVVENIDEMTKDFCAFLNLEAQKLEAFDLEPYLGFLHPNLTSDFENDPNEKSALFVLPLSAVSALNTHVLKFVLLKALP, from the coding sequence GTGTTTGTAGATAGTGTGGAAATTATCATCGCTTCGGGTAAGGGGGGGCCTGGAATGGTGAGTTTTAGGCGAGAAAAATTTGTCATCAAAGGAGGCCCTGATGGGGGCGATGGAGGCGATGGAGGCGATGTGTATTTTGAAGTGGATAACAATACCGACACTTTAGCGAGTTTTAGAGGCACCAGACACCATAAGGCTAAAAACGGGGCTCCAGGAGGCACACGAAATTGCACAGGCAAAAAGGGCGAAGACAAAATTATTGTCGTGCCACCAGGAACGCAAGTTTTTGTAGGTGATGAGTTGTGGCTTGATTTGATCGCGCCTGAAGAAAGGGTGTTAGCCTTAAAAGGAGGCAAGGGGGGGTTAGGGAATGCACATTTTAAAAGCGCGACTAAACAACAACCCACTTACGCGCAAAAAGGCTTGGAGGGGGTTGAAAAATGCGTGCGCTTGGAATTAAAGCTCATCGCTGATATAGGGTTAGTGGGCTTCCCTAATGCGGGTAAATCCACGCTCATTTCCACCATCTCTAACGCTAAGCCTAAAATCGCTAATTATGAATTTACGACTCTAGTGCCTAATTTAGGGGTTGTGAGCGTGGATGAAAAAAGCGGATTTTTAATGGCGGATATTCCTGGCATTATTGAAGGGGCTAGTCAGGGAAAAGGCTTAGGGATTAGCTTTTTAAAGCACATTGAACGCACTAAGGTTTTAGCCTTTGTTTTAGACGCTTCCAGGCTGGATTTGGGCATTAAAGAGCAATACCAACGCTTGAGATTGGAGTTAGAGAAATTTTCACCCGCTTTAGCCAATAAGCCTTTTGGGGTGTTGCTCAATAAATGCGATGTTGTAGAAAACATTGATGAGATGACTAAGGATTTTTGCGCCTTTTTAAATTTAGAAGCGCAAAAATTAGAGGCGTTTGATTTAGAGCCGTATTTGGGGTTTTTGCACCCCAATTTAACCAGCGATTTTGAAAATGACCCTAATGAAAAATCAGCGCTCTTTGTCTTGCCCCTTTCAGCGGTTAGCGCTCTTAATACGCATGTGCTTAAATTTGTGTTGTTAAAAGCGTTACCCTAA
- a CDS encoding ABC transporter ATP-binding protein: protein MKLLEIKELKKSYAIDRGLFKPKRVIHALNGISFEVEQNEVLSIVGESGCGKSTTAKILAGIERQDSGAIYFNGKRHLHFSKQDWFDYRKKVQMIFQDPYSSLNPRWKVGEIIAEPLLLNSHFSKKEIKAKVLEIMQKVGLKLEWIDRYPHQFSGGQRQRIGIARALILHPSVVICDEPVSALDVSIQAQVLNLLLDLQKEMGLTYIFISHDLGVVEHISDKIIVMNQGQIVETGDVDSVISAPKHPYTQKLLNAVPHLEKSMQRFAK from the coding sequence ATGAAGCTCTTAGAAATTAAAGAATTGAAAAAATCCTATGCGATAGACAGGGGGTTATTCAAGCCTAAAAGAGTGATCCATGCGCTCAATGGGATCAGTTTTGAAGTGGAACAAAATGAAGTTTTAAGCATCGTGGGGGAGAGCGGTTGCGGGAAAAGCACGACAGCCAAAATTTTAGCCGGGATTGAAAGGCAAGATAGCGGGGCGATTTATTTCAATGGTAAGCGCCATTTGCATTTTAGCAAACAGGATTGGTTTGATTACCGCAAAAAGGTGCAAATGATTTTTCAAGACCCTTATTCTAGCCTAAACCCTCGGTGGAAAGTGGGCGAGATCATCGCTGAACCCTTGCTGTTAAATTCTCACTTTTCAAAAAAAGAAATCAAAGCAAAAGTGCTAGAGATCATGCAAAAAGTGGGCTTGAAATTAGAATGGATCGATCGTTACCCCCACCAATTTTCAGGCGGTCAAAGGCAACGAATCGGCATTGCTAGGGCGCTCATTTTGCATCCTAGCGTGGTGATTTGCGATGAGCCTGTGTCTGCGTTAGACGTGTCCATTCAAGCGCAAGTGCTGAATTTGCTCTTGGATTTGCAAAAAGAAATGGGGCTGACTTATATTTTTATCAGCCATGATTTAGGGGTGGTGGAGCATATAAGCGATAAAATCATCGTAATGAATCAAGGGCAAATCGTAGAAACGGGGGATGTGGATAGCGTGATAAGCGCTCCAAAGCACCCTTATACGCAGAAATTACTCAATGCGGTGCCGCATTTGGAAAAATCCATGCAAAGATTTGCCAAATAA
- a CDS encoding ABC transporter ATP-binding protein codes for MILEVKDLKTYFFTDKGVNKAVDGVSFGLKKSQTLCIVGESGSGKSITSLSILGLIEKPGKIVGGSIQFLGQDLLQLKEKQMQKEIRGKKIGMIFQEPMTSLNPSYTVGFQINEVLKIHHPSLNKKERLERVVYELERVGIPHAGDKYHEYPFNLSGGQRQRVMIAMAMVCEPEILIADEPTTALDVTIQAQILELMKELQQKKGTSILFITHDLGVVAQIADEVVVMYKGHVVEQANAKELFADPRHPYTKALLSAIPKPGKEYRKKRLETVDENVDYLSFPKELR; via the coding sequence ATGATTTTAGAAGTTAAAGATTTAAAAACTTATTTTTTCACCGATAAGGGCGTGAATAAAGCGGTAGATGGCGTGAGTTTTGGCTTGAAAAAGTCTCAAACGCTCTGCATTGTAGGGGAGAGCGGGAGCGGGAAAAGCATCACTTCGCTTTCTATTTTGGGGTTGATTGAAAAGCCCGGGAAAATTGTGGGGGGGAGCATTCAATTTTTAGGGCAGGATTTGTTGCAACTCAAAGAAAAGCAGATGCAAAAAGAAATCAGAGGCAAAAAAATTGGCATGATCTTTCAAGAGCCTATGACAAGCCTAAACCCTTCCTACACGGTGGGGTTTCAAATCAATGAAGTGTTGAAAATCCACCACCCAAGCCTTAATAAAAAAGAACGCTTAGAAAGGGTGGTCTATGAATTAGAGCGCGTAGGCATCCCCCATGCCGGGGATAAATACCATGAATACCCTTTCAATCTCAGCGGGGGGCAGCGCCAAAGGGTGATGATCGCTATGGCTATGGTGTGTGAGCCTGAAATCTTGATCGCTGATGAGCCGACGACAGCGTTAGATGTAACCATTCAAGCGCAGATTTTAGAATTGATGAAAGAATTGCAACAAAAAAAAGGCACTTCTATTTTGTTTATCACCCATGATTTAGGCGTGGTGGCGCAAATCGCTGATGAAGTGGTGGTGATGTATAAAGGGCATGTGGTGGAGCAAGCGAATGCGAAAGAGCTTTTCGCTGATCCAAGACACCCTTATACCAAAGCTCTTTTAAGCGCAATCCCTAAACCGGGCAAAGAATACCGCAAAAAACGCTTAGAAACCGTGGATGAAAATGTAGATTATTTGAGTTTTCCAAAGGAGTTACGATGA
- a CDS encoding ABC transporter permease, with product MESFREFIQQFKKNKAAVVGAWIVLLLVVCAVFAPLLAPHDPYVQNAQDRLLKPIWEHGGNAKYLLGTDDLGRDILSRLIYGARISLTIGIVSMGIAVFFGTILGLIAGYFGGKTDAIIMRIMDIMFALPSILLIVIVVAVLGPSLTNAMLAIGFVGIPGFARLVRSSVLGEKEKEYVIASKINGSSHLRLMCKVIFPNCIIPLIVQTTMGFASTVLEAAALSFLGLGAQPPKPEWGAMLMNSMQYIATAPWMLVFPGVMIFLTVMSFNLVGDGIMDALDPKRAS from the coding sequence ATGGAGTCTTTTAGAGAATTTATCCAACAATTCAAAAAAAATAAGGCGGCGGTCGTTGGGGCATGGATTGTGCTTTTGTTGGTGGTTTGCGCTGTTTTTGCGCCCCTTTTAGCCCCGCATGATCCTTATGTGCAAAACGCTCAAGATCGCCTTTTAAAGCCTATATGGGAGCATGGAGGGAACGCTAAATACCTTTTAGGCACCGATGATTTGGGGCGCGATATTTTGAGCCGCTTGATCTATGGGGCTAGGATTTCTTTAACCATAGGGATTGTTTCTATGGGGATTGCGGTCTTTTTTGGCACGATACTAGGGCTAATAGCGGGGTATTTTGGAGGGAAAACAGATGCAATTATCATGCGTATCATGGACATCATGTTCGCTTTGCCCTCTATTTTATTGATCGTGATTGTGGTCGCGGTGTTAGGGCCTTCACTCACTAACGCCATGCTCGCTATTGGGTTTGTGGGGATTCCTGGGTTTGCACGATTGGTGCGCAGTTCTGTGCTAGGCGAAAAAGAAAAAGAATATGTGATCGCTTCTAAAATCAATGGTTCTTCGCATCTTCGTTTGATGTGTAAGGTGATCTTCCCTAATTGCATTATCCCTTTGATCGTGCAAACGACAATGGGTTTTGCTTCCACGGTTTTGGAAGCGGCCGCACTGAGCTTCTTAGGTCTTGGGGCCCAACCTCCTAAACCCGAATGGGGAGCGATGCTGATGAACTCCATGCAATACATCGCTACCGCTCCTTGGATGCTTGTTTTCCCTGGGGTGATGATTTTTTTAACGGTCATGAGTTTTAATCTGGTAGGCGATGGCATCATGGACGCTTTAGATCCTAAACGCGCCTCTTAA